Part of the Maridesulfovibrio sp. genome, AAAGGCTGCCTGAAGTTTTGGTCATCAAAGGTGCAAGGCATGATTTCCACATGGCCAAATTGAAAACCATATATAGCGACGCTCGGTTTGTTTTTCTGCTTCGTGACGGCAGGGCAGTGTTTAATTCAAAATTGGACATGGTCTCCCTGACCGGAATGAAGATGTCCAACAATGTATTCCAAGCCGCCTTTGATTGGAAGAATATGATACAAAGGGTGGCAGGAGAGTCGGTAATCCGGTTACGTTTCGAAGACCTGCTTGCCGCACCGGAGCGAGAAGTTGTTCGCATACTTGACGAATTTGGTGTCAGCCCGGAAGGTAAAAAAGTTGTTGCTTCCCAGCAGGATTATTCCCAGCTGATCGGAAACAGGCAAAAGCATCTGCATCAGAATGTCGGAAAGGCCCCGGATCGCGCCATTGCAGAGAAATGGAAAGAGCGGCTTAGTCCTGCCCAGATTCAACTGTATGAATTGATCTGTGCACAGGAGCTTTTGCAGAGTGGCTATAAATTATGTGCATCCGGAAATGTGCCGTTTATGGACAGTGTGCGCGTAATTGTCGGACAGGGGGGGCACTGGCTCTGGCTGAAACTGCGTAATGTTTTTTATTATACTTTTATAGAGCGGAGTCTTCTTCGCAAGCTGAGGGAAAAGCGGTTTGAGCAGTGAACACTCCAATTTGAAGAAGCTGATTCT contains:
- a CDS encoding sulfotransferase; the encoded protein is MIHAFILYDSRSGSTLLSSLLNQYAGVVVGQESHFISLVLENYRDEKLLTVDGVLELLYSEPRFVEWNVDREQLRSRLTGLGDLSYRAVFDAVFKEYLEVRGERLPEVLVIKGARHDFHMAKLKTIYSDARFVFLLRDGRAVFNSKLDMVSLTGMKMSNNVFQAAFDWKNMIQRVAGESVIRLRFEDLLAAPEREVVRILDEFGVSPEGKKVVASQQDYSQLIGNRQKHLHQNVGKAPDRAIAEKWKERLSPAQIQLYELICAQELLQSGYKLCASGNVPFMDSVRVIVGQGGHWLWLKLRNVFYYTFIERSLLRKLREKRFEQ